The Hyperthermus butylicus DSM 5456 genome includes a region encoding these proteins:
- a CDS encoding MarC family protein has protein sequence MQPSGGANTETLVQSIVLLFIAIDPIGNAPLFYSLTARLDARLRVRIVKQSCIVATSILFVFALTGNTALSYFGLTLADFRIAGGIVLLIYGIAGILGWTEAEMIRHPEEVESIAIVPLATPLLAGPAAIATVLYVRAVHGLTYALASVTVNTAITFLMLYHSQKLMNLLGKNGAIALSKIMAMLLAAIAVAMIRTGIQDILATT, from the coding sequence ATGCAGCCAAGCGGCGGGGCTAACACTGAAACACTAGTACAGTCTATAGTCCTCCTATTCATAGCAATAGACCCTATCGGCAACGCACCGCTATTCTATAGTCTAACAGCCAGGCTTGACGCCAGGCTAAGGGTGCGAATAGTTAAGCAGAGCTGCATAGTAGCTACCAGCATATTGTTCGTATTTGCCCTCACAGGAAATACCGCTCTAAGCTATTTCGGGCTCACGTTAGCAGACTTCCGCATAGCTGGCGGCATCGTACTCCTCATCTACGGTATAGCTGGAATCCTTGGCTGGACAGAAGCCGAAATGATAAGGCACCCGGAAGAGGTTGAGTCAATAGCAATAGTGCCGCTTGCAACACCGTTGCTAGCAGGTCCAGCTGCTATAGCAACTGTTCTCTACGTAAGGGCCGTGCATGGGCTAACATATGCTCTGGCGAGCGTAACTGTAAATACTGCTATAACATTCCTGATGCTCTATCACAGCCAGAAGCTAATGAACTTATTAGGGAAAAATGGAGCGATAGCACTGTCGAAGATAATGGCTATGCTTCTAGCAGCAATAGCTGTGGCAATGATTAGAACTGGCATACAAGACATACTGGCAACTACATAG
- a CDS encoding vWA domain-containing protein yields MSFIRGINYEDPPIRYRGERIIGLLKKLAPEAFNSETVSKYLDVDLAISVYYMLFLPFPVLQMPDARDEKQTIQYLVLSSMLEAPQLRDVRRHTIADSTTSMVASAIFLEALLKELNKLPRPQGGETRSKSAADAEQGLNAENIRESVRKALETARDVAQQAKELTNLAMRFTAGNASMLSLDDVIQDVINLARNTDVKVLLEALKTIESTEAYIRTRKIRSPRGELDGYELGSDIERVVASELALPTDLFLLKFAERNLLLYKKVVSEEYGKFYVLLDKSGSMMGMKIIWAKAVALALAQRAIREKREFYIRFFDSIPYPPLYIPKRVHGRDVVKLLEYVARIRANGGTDITRAILTAVDDIATKLQRSKVSDIILITDGEDKIAIDTIRRSLNKVNARLHTVMISGNNPDLRAISDSYMVATKLDREEALRVIMLGS; encoded by the coding sequence ATGAGCTTTATACGTGGCATCAACTATGAGGACCCACCCATAAGGTATCGCGGTGAAAGAATAATAGGTTTATTGAAGAAACTTGCACCCGAGGCGTTCAACTCAGAGACGGTCTCTAAATACCTAGACGTAGACCTCGCAATAAGCGTTTACTATATGTTGTTCCTACCCTTCCCTGTGCTCCAAATGCCTGATGCAAGAGACGAAAAACAAACCATACAGTACCTGGTGCTCTCAAGCATGCTTGAAGCGCCACAGCTGCGAGACGTGCGCCGACACACTATAGCCGACTCTACAACCAGCATGGTTGCATCCGCTATTTTTCTCGAAGCATTACTAAAAGAGTTGAATAAGCTTCCAAGACCACAGGGAGGCGAAACCAGGTCAAAGAGCGCAGCCGACGCCGAGCAAGGACTCAATGCCGAAAATATACGTGAGAGTGTACGGAAAGCTCTTGAAACAGCCAGGGACGTCGCACAGCAGGCCAAGGAGCTAACCAATCTCGCTATGAGGTTTACAGCTGGTAACGCATCAATGCTGAGCCTCGATGATGTCATCCAGGATGTAATAAACTTAGCACGCAACACAGATGTGAAGGTACTGCTAGAGGCACTAAAGACTATTGAGAGCACAGAGGCCTACATAAGGACGCGGAAAATTCGTAGCCCACGCGGCGAACTCGATGGCTACGAGCTTGGCAGCGATATAGAGCGGGTTGTTGCTAGTGAGCTAGCTCTTCCTACAGATTTATTCTTGCTAAAATTTGCTGAGAGGAATCTGCTACTCTACAAGAAAGTTGTAAGCGAGGAGTATGGGAAGTTCTATGTGCTATTGGACAAGAGCGGGAGCATGATGGGCATGAAAATTATATGGGCTAAAGCTGTAGCACTAGCCCTAGCTCAGAGAGCAATTAGGGAGAAACGCGAGTTTTACATAAGATTCTTCGATAGCATACCATACCCTCCGTTATATATACCGAAACGTGTCCATGGAAGGGATGTAGTAAAGCTGCTTGAGTATGTAGCGAGGATAAGAGCTAACGGTGGAACCGACATTACAAGAGCTATACTAACCGCGGTAGATGATATAGCTACGAAGCTTCAGAGATCAAAGGTTTCAGACATCATACTCATAACGGATGGCGAGGACAAGATAGCAATTGATACCATTAGGAGAAGCCTTAACAAGGTAAACGCTAGGCTCCATACCGTGATGATTAGTGGCAACAACCCGGACCTAAGGGCTATCTCCGACAGCTATATGGTTGCCACTAAGCTTGACCGCGAGGAAGCGCTACGGGTAATAATGCTTGGAAGCTAG
- a CDS encoding stage II sporulation protein M: MRQGLGASMLVAAAIYITGFAMGLLAPSHSVVETAVKSVEPIAVLDEWSKFIVIASHNFALMARIIVFSAAYIPGLLILGFNGYILGSLTSLWLSTGRRLSELLLLVAPHGVIEISVFVYAAAVGMRLPLTARRSLWDALADALTAMGKAAALLVAAAFIEVFITPRLAV; encoded by the coding sequence ATGCGCCAAGGACTTGGTGCATCAATGCTGGTAGCAGCTGCTATATACATTACCGGCTTTGCCATGGGTCTCTTAGCTCCCTCGCACAGCGTGGTCGAGACTGCTGTCAAGAGTGTTGAACCTATAGCCGTACTTGACGAGTGGTCCAAGTTTATAGTGATTGCTTCACATAACTTTGCCTTAATGGCAAGAATTATCGTGTTTTCAGCTGCATACATACCGGGCCTTCTGATACTCGGATTTAATGGCTACATACTCGGTTCACTGACTAGCCTCTGGCTCTCAACTGGACGGAGACTTAGCGAGCTACTGTTACTTGTTGCACCACACGGTGTAATTGAGATATCAGTATTCGTATATGCTGCCGCTGTAGGCATGAGGCTACCCCTTACTGCTCGAAGAAGCTTATGGGATGCTTTAGCTGATGCATTAACAGCAATGGGTAAGGCTGCAGCATTACTTGTAGCTGCTGCATTCATAGAGGTTTTTATTACACCTAGACTAGCGGTTTAG
- a CDS encoding TatD family hydrolase, whose translation MVLYADAHMHTSPQGLGALEVGKRFRSAGGWFAALVMLPPWHYLDEFKPSLEYYEKALKVFLSECEKLRSTGLRVVCLAGFHPAEVDKLVSRGLTPEQVLELAEAVLRLEEELCRKGVLQGIGEIGRQHYKTSPERFAIAETIMIRALEIARDNDCIVHLHLENAGPATARTVDRIVRLVKIDRRRILFHHASVRVAREATMLGYTATIPGKLEALRRAFSELSPGFMVESDYIDDPHRPCVSVCPWDMVRFQGELLERGEVDEELLVKVNIDNIVEFYRVEPP comes from the coding sequence ATGGTACTCTACGCTGATGCACATATGCATACAAGCCCTCAAGGCCTTGGAGCTCTAGAGGTTGGCAAGAGGTTTAGGAGTGCTGGTGGATGGTTTGCAGCCCTAGTAATGTTGCCTCCTTGGCACTACCTTGACGAGTTTAAACCGTCGCTGGAGTACTATGAGAAGGCGCTGAAGGTGTTTCTCTCGGAGTGTGAAAAGCTGCGTTCAACTGGGTTGCGTGTTGTATGCCTGGCAGGTTTTCATCCAGCCGAAGTAGATAAGCTTGTATCGCGTGGGTTAACACCGGAACAAGTGCTTGAACTTGCTGAGGCCGTGCTTAGGCTCGAGGAGGAGCTATGCAGGAAAGGCGTCTTGCAGGGGATAGGGGAGATTGGAAGGCAGCACTACAAGACCTCTCCTGAGCGCTTCGCGATAGCTGAGACCATCATGATTAGGGCACTTGAGATTGCAAGGGATAACGACTGTATAGTGCACCTACACCTAGAGAACGCAGGACCTGCTACGGCAAGAACCGTTGATAGAATCGTTAGGCTTGTAAAGATTGATAGGAGAAGAATATTGTTCCATCATGCGTCTGTACGTGTCGCGAGAGAAGCTACTATGCTGGGATACACAGCTACTATACCCGGTAAGCTTGAAGCATTAAGGAGGGCGTTTAGCGAGCTTAGCCCAGGATTCATGGTTGAGTCAGACTATATTGATGATCCTCATAGACCGTGTGTATCAGTGTGTCCGTGGGATATGGTTAGGTTTCAGGGAGAGCTACTGGAAAGGGGGGAAGTAGACGAGGAACTACTCGTAAAGGTGAATATAGACAATATAGTTGAGTTTTACCGTGTTGAACCTCCCTAG
- a CDS encoding ZPR1 zinc finger domain-containing protein, with the protein MTRPEKQHREKLVKINELVVECPVCSRKTLRIEDYLYDMPLVGKVLLTSAKCNSCGYRFTDVRLAEAHGPRKIVYRVEKPEDLNVIVVKASSASIVVPELDLKMMPGPAATGFITTVEGVFDRFLEALEAACSSPDADREACKRARKLILDAKEGRVKFTLVIVDPEGISAIVSEKARVEPVKREELEELGYIVA; encoded by the coding sequence ATGACCCGTCCCGAGAAGCAACACAGGGAGAAACTCGTAAAAATTAATGAACTCGTTGTCGAGTGCCCAGTTTGCAGCCGTAAGACTCTTAGGATAGAGGACTACCTATATGATATGCCTCTTGTAGGCAAGGTGTTACTAACCAGCGCCAAGTGCAACAGTTGCGGTTATAGATTTACAGATGTACGCCTAGCTGAAGCGCATGGACCACGCAAGATAGTATACCGTGTTGAAAAGCCTGAGGACTTGAATGTAATAGTCGTAAAGGCTTCGTCAGCCTCTATAGTAGTACCCGAACTAGACCTCAAGATGATGCCTGGGCCCGCAGCAACGGGATTTATAACAACCGTTGAGGGTGTATTTGATAGGTTCCTTGAGGCTCTTGAAGCTGCTTGCTCCTCGCCCGATGCTGATCGAGAAGCTTGCAAGAGGGCCCGCAAACTTATACTGGATGCAAAAGAGGGTAGAGTGAAGTTTACGCTGGTAATAGTGGATCCGGAAGGGATTAGTGCTATAGTCTCCGAGAAGGCTAGGGTCGAACCTGTTAAAAGAGAGGAGCTAGAGGAGCTAGGCTATATAGTTGCTTAG
- a CDS encoding ribbon-helix-helix domain-containing protein, producing the protein MARQPSDTQIIDVVVPSPKKVVSVKLEVEIIEELDRTWRALGYTSRSEFIREAILYYMQVVQARRAATSAAIRGDNMGRVLANGEAGAEEVEEEEFVEEEGVV; encoded by the coding sequence ATGGCTAGACAGCCTAGCGATACGCAGATAATTGACGTCGTCGTACCATCGCCCAAGAAAGTGGTTAGCGTCAAGCTGGAGGTCGAAATAATAGAGGAGCTTGACCGTACCTGGCGCGCCCTAGGTTATACAAGCAGAAGCGAGTTCATTCGTGAAGCAATCCTCTACTACATGCAGGTTGTACAGGCCCGACGTGCTGCCACAAGTGCAGCAATACGCGGAGACAACATGGGAAGGGTTTTAGCTAATGGTGAGGCTGGTGCAGAGGAAGTTGAGGAAGAAGAATTTGTTGAAGAGGAAGGTGTTGTATAG
- a CDS encoding AAA family ATPase: MQASEAVKELLDKAKKFYNMLIEPFVGREEEGKAITLAIIAREHALLVGEPGTAKSALARRAAELINAKFFKYLLTKYTEPSELFGPLDLNALREGRYVRITKGKMPEAEIVFLDEVFNANSAVLNALLSIMQERIWYDGYTEVRVPLWSLIGATNRVPEEPELEAIYDRFLLRQYAKPLPENKWSELLEAGWMIEAGKVSPARPVLDIDSLQQLHKLIFSVDLSAIKPKLLRLFAVFEERGIHLTDRRKAKSLKIIAANALLEGRLRAKERDLIVLKYIAPRDIEDFDKVSIILSEELKMPERYLKELSDIRANVREAARLVETMRSYDPRLVDLFRSLKIAKTRIINILREADDQRVRALANDTLREIDDVLEKISYKLGM; this comes from the coding sequence ATGCAGGCTAGTGAAGCTGTTAAAGAGCTGCTAGATAAGGCTAAGAAGTTCTACAACATGCTAATAGAGCCATTTGTAGGCAGGGAGGAGGAGGGCAAGGCAATAACACTAGCCATCATAGCCCGCGAGCATGCACTGCTTGTAGGAGAGCCTGGCACGGCAAAGTCTGCACTTGCCCGTAGAGCTGCCGAGCTCATAAATGCAAAGTTCTTTAAGTACTTGCTCACAAAGTATACTGAGCCAAGCGAACTCTTCGGGCCTCTTGACCTTAACGCGTTACGCGAGGGCCGCTACGTGAGGATAACTAAGGGCAAGATGCCGGAGGCTGAGATAGTCTTTCTCGACGAGGTATTCAATGCAAACTCTGCCGTGCTAAACGCGCTGCTCAGCATAATGCAGGAGCGTATTTGGTACGACGGTTATACGGAGGTTAGGGTTCCACTATGGAGCCTTATTGGTGCAACGAACAGGGTGCCGGAGGAGCCTGAACTAGAAGCTATCTACGATCGCTTTCTCCTCCGCCAGTATGCGAAACCACTTCCAGAAAACAAGTGGAGCGAGTTACTCGAGGCTGGCTGGATGATAGAGGCTGGAAAAGTTTCACCAGCTAGGCCGGTACTAGACATAGATTCACTGCAGCAGCTCCACAAACTCATATTTAGTGTTGACCTTTCAGCTATCAAGCCAAAGCTCCTAAGACTCTTCGCGGTATTCGAAGAGAGGGGCATACATCTCACAGATAGGCGTAAGGCCAAATCGCTGAAGATTATAGCTGCTAATGCGCTGCTTGAGGGTAGGCTCAGAGCTAAGGAGAGGGATCTAATAGTACTCAAGTACATAGCGCCGAGAGACATCGAGGACTTCGACAAGGTATCTATCATACTGTCAGAGGAACTCAAAATGCCAGAAAGGTATCTCAAGGAGCTATCTGATATACGTGCAAATGTACGCGAGGCCGCTAGGCTAGTAGAGACGATGAGAAGCTACGACCCAAGGCTAGTGGATCTCTTTCGCAGCCTCAAAATAGCTAAAACCAGGATCATAAACATTCTACGCGAAGCAGATGACCAGCGTGTACGTGCACTAGCAAACGATACTCTCAGAGAGATTGACGATGTCCTCGAGAAGATATCGTATAAGCTGGGGATGTAA
- the hsp20 gene encoding archaeal heat shock protein Hsp20, which translates to MSFIWRRRFSDIFDEIEEMIREMERLAEAMLGGFETRMPRGEFKGPIVYGVRITIGPDGRPIIEEFGNVKRRGRRAIIEEAVEPLVEVIDEKDKVVVIAEIPGVEKDKIDIRIKDGKLIIRAEDRERKYYKEIELPPNIKPETAKAKYKNGVLEVTIEKEKPEEEKEEGGIRVKVE; encoded by the coding sequence ATGTCCTTCATATGGAGGCGTAGATTTAGCGACATATTCGACGAGATAGAGGAAATGATTAGAGAAATGGAGCGACTTGCTGAGGCGATGCTAGGGGGATTCGAGACTAGAATGCCGCGTGGCGAGTTTAAGGGCCCCATAGTCTACGGTGTACGGATAACAATAGGGCCAGATGGCAGACCAATAATCGAGGAGTTTGGTAATGTTAAGAGGCGCGGTCGCCGAGCAATAATCGAAGAGGCTGTAGAGCCCCTCGTAGAGGTAATAGATGAGAAGGATAAGGTAGTAGTTATTGCTGAGATACCAGGTGTTGAGAAGGACAAGATAGACATACGCATTAAGGACGGCAAGCTGATAATAAGGGCTGAGGATAGGGAACGTAAGTACTACAAGGAGATAGAACTACCTCCAAACATTAAGCCAGAGACTGCAAAGGCAAAGTACAAGAATGGCGTACTTGAGGTAACGATCGAGAAAGAAAAGCCCGAGGAAGAAAAGGAGGAAGGCGGAATAAGGGTCAAGGTCGAATAG
- the lrs14 gene encoding HTH-type transcriptional regulator Lrs14, whose amino-acid sequence MEGLHAEAALRYKLKLPTGKETVVVEGLRFCYDLSETDAMILFELLKGGEYSVDDLTQILKLSKATVNRSLSKLVEIGFVSRTREKKAGVGRPRYKYYIDDPEAVLLRIIQDFENCSRAFSEALRDILKMIKSHQEKRKTE is encoded by the coding sequence GTGGAGGGGCTACATGCGGAGGCTGCACTCCGCTATAAGCTTAAACTACCTACCGGCAAGGAAACAGTTGTTGTTGAGGGGTTGAGGTTCTGCTACGACCTAAGTGAGACTGATGCAATGATTCTCTTTGAGCTGCTAAAGGGTGGAGAGTATTCTGTCGACGACCTTACACAAATATTGAAGCTTAGTAAGGCAACAGTCAATAGGAGTTTATCAAAACTGGTAGAGATAGGCTTTGTGTCGCGTACAAGAGAAAAGAAGGCAGGCGTTGGCAGGCCAAGGTACAAGTACTACATTGACGACCCTGAAGCTGTACTGCTGAGGATTATCCAGGACTTCGAGAATTGTTCGCGAGCATTTAGCGAGGCACTTAGAGATATTCTAAAGATGATTAAGAGCCATCAAGAGAAGAGGAAGACGGAATAG